GTCTACTGGACCGTGCTGACCCTGGGCGCGATGCTCGCGGCTGCGTCGCTGGCAGTATCGGCGCGGGTGTTCGCGATGCCCCTGTTCGGCACCCAGGAAGGCCGCTGGCTGGCCGATCTCTCGCTGCGCCTTGCACCGGTGCTGATCGAGTTCGTCTGCATCATGCTGATGTTCCGCGTGGTGCCGCACCACACGGTGAAGTGGCGCCATGCGATTCCCGGCGCGGTGCTGGCGGCGGTGCTGCTGGAGCTGATCAAGTGGGGCATTGGTGCCTATCTGGGCAGCTTCCAGTCCTACCAGAAGCTCTACGGTACGGTGGCCTTCGTGCCGATCCTGCTGCTGTGGATCTACCTGTGCTGGGTGGCGGTGCTGCTGGGGGCCTCGCTGGCCTCATCGATGGCGGCCTTCCGCTACCAGCCGGTGGAGCTGCGTCTTCCGCAGGGCTTCGAGTTCTATGGCCTGCTGCGTCTGCTCGGGCGCTTCCACTACGCACGCGGCAAGGGCCGCGGCCTGGGCGATGACGAGATCCTGCGGCTGGAGCCGATGCTGACCGATTCGCTGCTGCAGGACCTGGCCTGCAATCTGCAGGACATCGGTCTGCTGCGCCGCGACGAGCGCGGTGAATGGCTGCTGGCGCGCGACCTGGACCAGGTCAGCCTGTCCGATCTCTACGAATGCACCCAGTTGCGCATCCCGGTGTCCGAGCAGCATCTGCCGTACCGTGATGACAGCCTGGGCCAGGCCGCGCTTGCCGCCCTGGACGAACTTCGCCTGCCGCTGCGCGAGCGCCTCAAGCGCCGTGTCAGCGACATCTATCCTGATTCCGGAGAAAAACCATGATCCGCTCGCCCCTGTTGAAGGCCCTGCCGCTCGCCCTGCTGCTGGCCCTGGCCGCCTGCAAGCCTGCGCAGGCGCCGACCCCGGCCAGCAGCACGCCGCCCGCCCAGGCGCCGACGCCGACGGCCCCGGCTGAGGCGGCCCCCGCGGATGAGAACCCGGCCGAGCGCACCACGGCCGATTTCCCGACGCTGAAGATGAAAGCCATCGACGGCAGCGAGTACGACCTGGCCGCGCACCGTGGCAAGTGGGTGGTGGTGAATTTCTGGGCGACCTGGTGCGCCCCGTGCCGCAAGGAGATGCCGGAGCTGTCGGCGCTGCATGCCATGCGCAGCAACATCGAGGTGGTGGGCCTGGCCTACGAAGACATTGAAACGCCGGAGATGCAGTCGTTCCTGGCCAAGCACCCGGTGACCTATCCCATCGTGGTGGTCGATCCGTTCGACCCGCCGGCCGATTTCGCGATCCCCCGTGGCCTGCCGCTGACCCACCTCATCGACCCCAACGGCAAGGTCGCCCACACGTTCCTCGGTCCGGTCACCGCCACCGACATCGAACAACAGATCGCAGCGGCGAAGTAGAGTAGAGCCCGCTCGACTGACCCCGGCCCGATTCATCCCCGCATGGTGTGGATCTACTCGACAGGGAAGTCCTCGATCGGCTTGAGCACGTCGTAGTGCTCCACATGCAGCTTGCCCTTCAGCTTCGGCAGGTCCAGCACCGGCTCGTTTACGCGCGTATCCGGCAAACGATCCAGCAGATTGCGCACCAGCGACAGCCGTCCCAGCCGCTGGTCGTTGAAGTCCACCAGCGTCCACGGCGCGGCATCGCGGTGGGTTGCCCGCAGCATCGCCTCGCGCGCCTCGGTGTACGCGCTGTACTTGCTGCGTGACTTCAGGTCCACCGGCGACAGCTTCCAGCCCTTCAACGGATCGCTGTGGCGTTCGGAGAAGCGCTTCTCCTGCTGTTCCTGGTCCACGCACAGCCAGTACTTGAACAACAGGATGCCGTCGTCCACCAGCAGCTGCTCGAACACCGGTGCCTGGTGCAGGAACTGCTGGTACTCGCTCTCGCTGCAGTAACCCATCACCCGTTCAACACCGGCGCGGTTGTACCAGCTGCGGTCCATCAGCACGATCTCGCCCGCCGCGGGCAGGTGGCTGGCATAGCGCTGGAAGTACCACTGGGTGGATTCACGGTCCGTCGGCTTGGGCAGCGCGACCACCCGGCACTGGCGCGGGTTGAGATGCTGGCTGATGGCCTGGATCGCGCCGCCCTTGCCGGCGGTGTCGCGGCCCTCGAACAGCACCAGCAGGCGTTGCCCGCTGTGCTGCACCCAGCGCGCCATCGCGGTCAGTTCCAGCTGCAGGGGCTGCAGCAGTTCGTCGTACTCCTTGCGCTTGAGCTTGCCCATCGTCGTACCACGCTGGAAGGAAGCCCGAGCGTAGCGCAGTGGTTGCGCAAGCGGCGTTGACGCCGCGGTAGAGTCGACCGCTGGTCGACTATGACGCTGGGGTAGAGTCGACCGTTGGTCGACTATGACGCTGGGGTAGAGTCGACCGTTGGTCGACTATGACGCTGGGGTAGAGTCGACCGTTGGTCGACTATCGCGCGTAGCGCGGGGTTTTCCGCAGCCCGCCCCCCGGGGCAGTCGACCAACGGTCGACTCTACCCGGCCGCGCCTGCCCAGCCGTGCTCGCCGGCCAGCTGCTGCAGCAACGCCGACAGATCCGCCGCAAACCCGGCCATGTCGAACACGCCGCTACCGTCGCGTGCCTGCGCCAGTTCTGCCCGCAGCGCGGCCAATGCCTCCGGGTCGTTGCCCAATGCGCTGGCAGTGGCGATGAAGGCAGCATCATCGACCACATTCATGCGTGCCAGGCCCAGGTGATGGTTGAGGCTGCCGGCCACGCGCGCGGCAAAGGTATCGCCAGGGCAGGTCAGCACCGGGCAACCCGCCCACAGCGCATCG
Above is a genomic segment from Stenotrophomonas sp. ESTM1D_MKCIP4_1 containing:
- a CDS encoding YihY family inner membrane protein, whose translation is MEPLDTLNLWMERARDRARAASFGRFLWRRFLDDRLFQAAAALAYTTVFALVPLAIVVFGVLSAFPVFDRWSDQLSDYVFSNFVPSAARAAEGYLRQFSASAGQLTAAGFIALVVSLLITLNSVEETFNQIWRVGSTRPKLTRFLVYWTVLTLGAMLAAASLAVSARVFAMPLFGTQEGRWLADLSLRLAPVLIEFVCIMLMFRVVPHHTVKWRHAIPGAVLAAVLLELIKWGIGAYLGSFQSYQKLYGTVAFVPILLLWIYLCWVAVLLGASLASSMAAFRYQPVELRLPQGFEFYGLLRLLGRFHYARGKGRGLGDDEILRLEPMLTDSLLQDLACNLQDIGLLRRDERGEWLLARDLDQVSLSDLYECTQLRIPVSEQHLPYRDDSLGQAALAALDELRLPLRERLKRRVSDIYPDSGEKP
- a CDS encoding TlpA disulfide reductase family protein; this encodes MIRSPLLKALPLALLLALAACKPAQAPTPASSTPPAQAPTPTAPAEAAPADENPAERTTADFPTLKMKAIDGSEYDLAAHRGKWVVVNFWATWCAPCRKEMPELSALHAMRSNIEVVGLAYEDIETPEMQSFLAKHPVTYPIVVVDPFDPPADFAIPRGLPLTHLIDPNGKVAHTFLGPVTATDIEQQIAAAK
- the ppk2 gene encoding polyphosphate kinase 2, whose product is MGKLKRKEYDELLQPLQLELTAMARWVQHSGQRLLVLFEGRDTAGKGGAIQAISQHLNPRQCRVVALPKPTDRESTQWYFQRYASHLPAAGEIVLMDRSWYNRAGVERVMGYCSESEYQQFLHQAPVFEQLLVDDGILLFKYWLCVDQEQQEKRFSERHSDPLKGWKLSPVDLKSRSKYSAYTEAREAMLRATHRDAAPWTLVDFNDQRLGRLSLVRNLLDRLPDTRVNEPVLDLPKLKGKLHVEHYDVLKPIEDFPVE